A window of Clostridium botulinum BKT015925 contains these coding sequences:
- the ltrA gene encoding group II intron reverse transcriptase/maturase, whose product MEVGVELQGKRGAQSNNLALAKGERENNVVDDTNNLLEKVLVRENMLKAMKRVVANRGSHGIDGMRVDELRGFIIKNWLTIKQKLLEGRYKPSPVRRVEIPKPDGGIRLLGIPTVLDRLIQQALAQELNKIYDPTFSDNSYGFRPNKSAKQAILKSRQYINEGHKWVVDIDLEKFFDKVNHDILVERLSRRIKDKRVLKLIRNYLKSGIMINGLKVKSDKGTPQGGPLSPILANIMLDEVDKELEKEVIDFADLQMTATFMSKVKGRIKSYGKYKKILEGLLKLKVNENKSAVDFVTRRKFLGFSFYFAKGGANIRIHEKSYKRFINKIRKLTNRNKGISMEYRVYMINQLTIGWINYFGIAKANAKIQKIDSWIRRRLRSCIWKQWKKVKTRGRNLIKLGLSTYKAWEYANTRKGYWRISKSPILDTILNNKYIENLGYRSISKRYQLIHNS is encoded by the coding sequence GTGGAAGTAGGAGTGGAACTTCAAGGTAAACGAGGGGCGCAGAGTAATAATTTGGCGTTAGCAAAGGGAGAAAGAGAAAACAATGTAGTAGATGATACTAATAATCTACTTGAAAAGGTTTTAGTTAGAGAAAATATGCTAAAAGCTATGAAAAGAGTAGTTGCCAATAGAGGAAGTCATGGTATTGATGGTATGAGAGTCGATGAACTCCGAGGGTTTATTATCAAAAATTGGCTAACAATTAAGCAAAAGTTATTAGAAGGAAGGTATAAACCTTCACCAGTTAGGAGAGTGGAAATACCAAAACCTGACGGTGGAATTAGATTGCTTGGAATACCTACTGTACTTGATAGATTAATACAACAGGCATTAGCTCAAGAACTTAATAAAATTTATGACCCTACCTTTTCGGATAATAGCTATGGATTTAGACCAAATAAAAGTGCTAAACAAGCTATATTAAAATCAAGACAATATATCAATGAGGGGCATAAATGGGTTGTTGATATAGACTTAGAAAAATTCTTTGATAAAGTTAACCATGATATATTAGTGGAAAGACTTTCAAGAAGAATAAAGGACAAAAGGGTACTTAAACTAATTAGAAATTATCTTAAATCTGGAATAATGATAAATGGATTGAAGGTAAAATCAGATAAAGGTACACCGCAAGGTGGTCCATTAAGCCCAATACTTGCTAATATTATGCTTGATGAAGTAGATAAAGAACTTGAGAAAGAGGTCATAGATTTTGCCGATTTGCAGATGACTGCAACATTTATGTCAAAAGTAAAAGGCAGGATTAAGAGTTATGGCAAGTATAAGAAAATACTTGAAGGTTTATTAAAACTTAAAGTTAATGAAAATAAAAGTGCAGTAGATTTTGTGACGAGAAGAAAATTTCTTGGATTTTCATTCTATTTTGCAAAAGGCGGAGCCAATATAAGAATACATGAAAAGTCATATAAAAGATTCATAAACAAAATAAGAAAATTAACAAACCGTAATAAAGGTATAAGTATGGAATATAGAGTTTATATGATTAACCAATTAACGATTGGATGGATTAATTACTTTGGAATAGCGAAAGCTAACGCTAAAATACAAAAAATAGATAGTTGGATAAGAAGAAGGTTAAGGAGTTGTATTTGGAAACAATGGAAAAAGGTTAAAACTAGAGGACGAAACCTCATAAAACTAGGTCTTTCGACCTATAAAGCATGGGAGTATGCAAATACAAGAAAAGGCTATTGGAGAATATCCAAAAGCCCAATTCTTGATACAATCTTAAACAACAAATATATTGAAAATCTTGGTTACAGAAGTATATCTAAAAGATATCAGCTAATACATAATTCTTAA
- a CDS encoding SLC13 family permease — protein MLIPTIIFLAVYSLIISEKLNRVVAALGGASLMLLFKFISQQEAFAKIDFNTIGLLVSMMIIVNITKRTGVFEYVAIKAAKLSKGNPITLLVVFSLITFTFSALLDNVTTVLLLVPVTLVVTKTLDTNPIPFLMSEILSSNIGGTATLIGDPPNIMIGSAANLTFMDFIVNLSPIVIVIFIVNILLIKYIYKKDVHTTEEKKQIVMNLDESKTITDRVLLTKCLIVLAFTLLGFLVHGFLGFESATVAIVGSSILLLISKTDPEEILQEVEWGTLFFFIGLFIMTGVLEKVGLMNLLAGKTLALTKGNLLFSAILVLWISAIASSFIDNIPFVATMIPLIKAMSIAGHMNVLPLWFALSLGSCLGGNGTIVGASANLIVIGIAGKSGHKITFKDYFKVGFPLMLTSICISTVYLLVFYL, from the coding sequence ATGCTAATACCAACAATTATATTTTTAGCAGTTTACTCATTAATTATTAGTGAAAAACTTAATAGAGTTGTTGCTGCACTAGGTGGAGCTTCTCTTATGCTACTTTTCAAATTTATATCTCAACAAGAAGCTTTTGCAAAAATTGATTTTAATACCATAGGATTATTAGTATCAATGATGATAATTGTAAACATTACCAAACGCACTGGCGTTTTTGAATATGTAGCAATTAAAGCAGCCAAGCTATCAAAAGGTAATCCAATCACTCTCCTTGTAGTATTTTCACTAATTACTTTTACTTTTTCAGCACTACTCGATAACGTAACTACTGTTTTATTACTTGTTCCTGTAACTTTAGTCGTTACTAAAACATTGGATACAAATCCTATCCCATTTTTAATGTCTGAAATTCTATCTTCTAACATTGGAGGTACTGCTACACTAATTGGTGACCCACCAAACATAATGATAGGTAGTGCGGCAAATCTTACATTTATGGACTTCATTGTAAATCTATCTCCAATAGTTATTGTAATATTTATAGTAAATATATTATTAATTAAATATATTTATAAAAAAGATGTTCATACTACAGAAGAGAAAAAACAAATAGTTATGAATTTAGATGAATCAAAAACAATAACAGATAGAGTTTTATTAACAAAATGTCTAATAGTTTTAGCCTTTACTCTTTTAGGATTTCTAGTTCACGGATTTTTAGGATTTGAATCTGCTACTGTAGCTATTGTAGGATCATCTATTCTTCTTCTAATAAGCAAAACTGATCCCGAAGAAATTCTTCAAGAAGTAGAATGGGGAACTCTTTTCTTCTTTATTGGTTTATTCATAATGACTGGTGTATTAGAAAAAGTAGGTCTAATGAATCTTCTAGCAGGAAAAACCTTAGCTTTAACTAAAGGTAACTTACTTTTTTCCGCTATATTAGTACTATGGATATCAGCAATAGCATCATCATTTATAGATAATATTCCTTTTGTAGCTACAATGATTCCTTTAATTAAGGCTATGTCTATTGCTGGACATATGAATGTGCTTCCTCTTTGGTTTGCTCTATCATTAGGTTCTTGTCTTGGTGGAAATGGTACCATAGTAGGTGCTTCTGCTAACTTGATCGTAATTGGTATTGCAGGAAAAAGTGGTCATAAGATAACATTTAAAGATTATTTCAAAGTAGGATTTCCATTAATGTTAACATCAATATGCATATCCACAGTATACTTATTAGTATTTTATCTTTAG
- a CDS encoding [FeFe] hydrogenase, group A → MIDSSYDNSSSFKEKKQKLNDSFYFQITDKCIGCTKCAKVCPVSCISGKIKEKHVIDTEKCVKCGQCISACPMGALPTIDFTLNLKNILNKKNKLIIAQVAPSIRATLGEYFGLEPGTLVTGKLVSALRALGFDKVFDTDFAADLTIVEEATEFVHRLKNKGKLPILTSCCPGWINFFEHDFNDLADIPSTCKSPQQMFGTIAKTYLANKMNINPDDIIVVAVMPCLAKKYEAARPEMTTNGIRDVDIVISTKELAELIKENEIDFVSLENDEFDNPLGESTGAGTIFGASGGVAEAAIRTAYELLTKKSIPIFEFKETRGLEGIKEAEININGEIIKIAIANGLDSARKVLCSIKAGEKNYHIIEIMACQGGCIGSGLQPFMKKHQSIIEKRSEALYLEDRNKPLRKSHENPYVLKIYKEFLGEPFGKKAHEFLHTTYVK, encoded by the coding sequence ATGATAGATTCATCTTATGATAATAGTTCATCTTTTAAAGAAAAAAAACAAAAATTAAATGATAGTTTTTATTTCCAAATAACTGATAAATGTATAGGATGTACTAAATGCGCTAAAGTTTGTCCTGTATCTTGTATATCTGGTAAAATCAAAGAAAAACATGTTATCGATACAGAAAAATGTGTTAAATGTGGCCAATGTATTTCTGCTTGCCCTATGGGAGCATTACCTACAATTGATTTTACCTTAAATTTAAAGAATATTCTTAATAAAAAAAATAAACTTATCATAGCTCAAGTGGCTCCATCAATACGTGCTACATTAGGTGAATACTTTGGACTAGAGCCTGGTACACTTGTAACCGGTAAATTAGTTTCTGCTTTACGCGCATTAGGATTTGATAAAGTATTTGATACAGATTTTGCTGCTGATTTAACTATAGTTGAAGAAGCTACGGAATTTGTTCACAGATTAAAAAACAAAGGAAAACTACCTATACTTACAAGTTGTTGTCCTGGTTGGATAAACTTTTTTGAACATGATTTCAATGATCTTGCTGATATACCTTCAACTTGTAAATCTCCACAACAAATGTTCGGAACTATAGCCAAAACTTATCTAGCCAATAAAATGAATATTAACCCTGATGATATTATAGTAGTTGCTGTTATGCCCTGCCTAGCAAAAAAATACGAAGCAGCTAGACCAGAAATGACTACAAATGGAATAAGGGATGTAGATATTGTTATTAGTACAAAAGAACTTGCAGAACTTATTAAAGAAAATGAAATCGATTTTGTTTCATTAGAAAACGATGAATTTGACAATCCATTAGGAGAATCTACAGGTGCAGGTACAATCTTCGGAGCTTCTGGTGGTGTAGCTGAAGCTGCTATAAGAACAGCTTATGAATTACTTACTAAAAAGTCTATACCCATTTTCGAATTTAAAGAAACCAGAGGTCTTGAGGGAATTAAAGAAGCAGAAATAAATATTAATGGAGAAATCATAAAAATTGCTATTGCAAACGGACTTGATAGTGCACGTAAAGTTCTATGTTCTATAAAAGCTGGTGAAAAAAATTATCACATAATAGAAATAATGGCATGCCAAGGTGGATGTATTGGCTCCGGCTTACAACCCTTTATGAAAAAACATCAATCAATAATTGAAAAAAGATCTGAAGCACTTTACTTAGAAGATAGAAATAAGCCTTTAAGAAAATCACATGAAAATCCTTATGTACTGAAAATTTATAAAGAATTTTTAGGAGAACCTTTCGGAAAAAAGGCACATGAATTTCTTCACACTACCTACGTTAAATAA
- a CDS encoding CsxC family protein, which produces MNDNNVIIQNSDNCCCRCIQSKVLSVCEGENIKTTGINGPLVAKVPVILGEKELSIDLEVNIGLQQNCYEIKEGKKNVCLTASRLLPTAGKIENGVLKSGKLFLEGYIRENIQYSTVECINKYESINCSNGNIISGDIRYTTIDIPFNCVTEVEYSVEPQVSPKKNDTNNNLSTIQSVNKSMDNYQYQQNFENTIFYVDKPYCEIKQAKIVESDSCKKLCITNNQSKYKKIEKKMVLYLTVRILQVQQVNIVRSLNNIGC; this is translated from the coding sequence ATGAATGATAATAATGTAATTATACAAAATTCTGATAATTGCTGTTGTAGATGTATACAATCTAAAGTTTTATCAGTATGTGAAGGTGAAAATATTAAAACTACTGGAATTAATGGACCACTAGTAGCTAAGGTACCAGTAATATTAGGAGAAAAAGAACTTAGTATTGATCTAGAAGTTAATATAGGATTACAACAAAATTGTTATGAAATAAAGGAAGGTAAAAAGAATGTTTGTTTAACAGCAAGTAGATTATTACCTACAGCAGGAAAAATAGAAAATGGGGTTTTGAAATCTGGAAAATTGTTTTTGGAAGGTTATATAAGAGAGAATATACAGTATTCTACGGTGGAGTGTATTAATAAATATGAATCTATCAATTGTAGCAATGGCAATATAATAAGTGGGGATATTAGGTATACTACAATAGATATTCCATTTAATTGTGTTACAGAAGTAGAATATTCAGTTGAACCTCAGGTAAGTCCTAAAAAGAATGATACTAATAACAATTTAAGTACAATACAATCTGTTAATAAATCTATGGATAATTATCAATATCAGCAAAATTTTGAAAATACTATTTTTTATGTAGACAAGCCTTATTGTGAAATAAAGCAAGCTAAAATAGTTGAAAGCGATTCATGTAAAAAACTATGTATTACAAATAATCAATCTAAATATAAAAAAATAGAAAAAAAAATGGTACTTTACTTAACGGTAAGAATTTTACAAGTACAGCAAGTTAATATAGTAAGATCATTAAATAATATAGGATGTTAA
- a CDS encoding DUF4912 domain-containing protein gives MLHYEKSSIVLMPQSTHVVFCYYNISSMTIKDFEDIYGEDSWKNSKPVLKVYEVDDGIAKEIETIYLDVFADNWYINLGKTNIHVFVKLGRILADDKFISIAISNTVITPRECKSDNTDICYIDISKDYREDTGEVLPIYDDECDFEKRRNEPKPYPFTSPKKNINAIH, from the coding sequence TTGTTGCATTATGAAAAGTCTTCTATAGTACTTATGCCGCAAAGTACTCATGTAGTATTTTGTTACTATAATATATCATCAATGACTATAAAAGATTTTGAGGATATATATGGGGAAGATTCTTGGAAAAATTCTAAACCGGTATTGAAAGTATATGAGGTAGATGATGGAATAGCAAAAGAGATAGAAACAATTTATTTAGATGTGTTTGCTGATAATTGGTATATAAATTTAGGTAAAACCAATATTCATGTATTTGTTAAGTTAGGAAGAATATTGGCTGATGACAAATTTATATCTATTGCAATATCGAATACAGTTATAACTCCAAGAGAGTGTAAATCTGATAATACTGATATATGTTATATAGATATTTCTAAAGATTATAGAGAAGATACAGGAGAAGTGTTACCTATTTATGATGATGAGTGTGATTTTGAAAAAAGACGAAATGAACCTAAACCATACCCATTTACAAGTCCAAAAAAAAATATAAACGCTATCCATTAA
- a CDS encoding glycoside hydrolase family 57 protein produces MKKGYVSIILHSHMPFVRHPELEDALEERWLFEAMSECYIPLINVYDNLIKDNVKFKITMSITPPLMAMLEDEYLNKRYLNYLEQSIELSEKEIIRTKNNDELNKLAHFYNERFNNILKIYKSYDERLMNAFRKFDKLGHLEILTCSATHALLPLLTINPETIKAQIATAVESYTKCVGHPPRGIWLPECAYTYDLDDVLKKYGIKYFISESTAVLNASSRPKYGTYTPIATPNGICAFGRDMESSRQVWSSFMGYPGDFNYREFYRDIGYEAPMEYIAPYINRGGIRIDTGIKYYKITGKTEDKIYYNRDMALKKVKDHAGHFADGRNAQLEFASGYMDTEPIIICPYDTELYGHWWFEGPDFINEFIRMSSEDWTKYQLITPGDYMEKHPIIQCSSPNPSSWGENSDYSVWLNHSNHWIYRELHKCEQAMIRLANTYKNPDKTIKRALNQAARELMLAESSDWPFIIKNNTTVEYAVKRVNSHIGRFNKIYEDISKNSIDIKWLSNIENLDNIFPNINYKVYAS; encoded by the coding sequence TTGAAAAAGGGATATGTATCGATAATATTACATAGTCATATGCCATTTGTAAGGCATCCAGAACTTGAAGATGCATTAGAAGAAAGATGGTTATTTGAAGCTATGAGTGAGTGTTATATACCTTTAATTAATGTATATGATAACCTGATTAAAGATAATGTGAAATTTAAAATTACTATGTCTATTACACCGCCTCTTATGGCTATGTTAGAGGATGAATATTTAAATAAAAGATATCTAAATTACTTAGAGCAATCTATAGAGCTTTCTGAAAAGGAAATTATAAGGACAAAAAATAATGATGAGCTTAATAAATTAGCACATTTTTATAATGAAAGATTCAATAATATATTAAAAATATATAAAAGTTATGATGAAAGACTTATGAATGCTTTTAGAAAATTTGATAAATTAGGACATCTCGAAATATTAACTTGTTCAGCAACTCATGCATTATTACCATTACTTACAATAAACCCCGAAACTATAAAAGCACAAATAGCAACTGCGGTTGAATCTTATACAAAGTGTGTTGGTCATCCACCTAGAGGAATATGGCTTCCTGAATGTGCTTATACTTATGATTTAGATGACGTACTTAAAAAATACGGAATAAAGTATTTTATATCAGAAAGTACAGCTGTATTAAATGCTTCTTCAAGACCTAAATATGGAACGTATACACCTATAGCAACACCAAATGGAATATGTGCTTTTGGAAGAGATATGGAATCATCAAGGCAAGTATGGAGCAGTTTTATGGGGTATCCGGGAGATTTTAATTATAGGGAATTTTATAGAGATATTGGTTATGAAGCTCCTATGGAATATATTGCACCTTACATTAATAGAGGTGGAATAAGAATTGACACTGGAATAAAGTATTATAAAATAACAGGTAAAACAGAAGATAAAATATATTACAATAGAGATATGGCACTGAAAAAGGTAAAAGATCATGCGGGACATTTTGCTGATGGGAGAAATGCTCAATTAGAATTTGCAAGTGGGTATATGGATACAGAACCGATAATAATATGTCCTTATGATACTGAATTATATGGACATTGGTGGTTTGAAGGACCAGATTTTATAAATGAATTTATAAGAATGTCATCAGAAGATTGGACTAAATATCAATTAATTACACCAGGAGATTATATGGAAAAGCATCCTATAATACAATGTTCAAGTCCAAATCCGTCTAGTTGGGGAGAAAATAGTGATTATTCTGTATGGTTAAATCATTCTAATCATTGGATATATAGAGAACTTCATAAATGTGAACAAGCTATGATAAGGTTAGCTAATACCTATAAAAATCCAGATAAAACTATAAAAAGAGCATTAAATCAGGCCGCAAGAGAACTTATGCTTGCAGAGTCATCAGATTGGCCATTTATAATAAAAAATAATACAACTGTAGAATACGCAGTAAAGAGAGTAAACTCGCATATAGGAAGATTTAATAAAATATATGAAGATATAAGTAAAAATTCTATAGATATAAAATGGTTAAGTAATATAGAAAATTTGGACAATATATTTCCTAATATAAATTATAAAGTATATGCTTCATAA
- a CDS encoding M16 family metallopeptidase: protein MDKSIFDLKKYTLNNGINLITIRRDTQLAAINLGVKIGSIYEGKDEKGIAHFVEHMLFKGTKNRDNKTLNEELEQRAGDYNAYTDYTSTVYSITALKEEFEKSLELFSDMAKNSIFPKEEMEKERGVILAEIRTSKDDIEDYSYKKTVEYAFKKSPLRINTIGTDKSVKAFTRKDLVDFYNEYYVPNNTYITVVSSKNHEEVLKLVEKYFSNWTSKEVKRSEVISEKNISCKKVSYKKDIEQSTIIYLYTFHDLNKKEELALRILNYKLGESANSLLFRKLREEKGLAYDIYSELDATKNVKILNIYTAVNEEDVEESLNLIDSIINDIVNKKIILDDRSVALMKKVLKTAVVETLEDSTELGNYILHQVMDNADIYEFVDDMNNMEKLKGEDIYKVARKILKNPTIHILLSEKSDK, encoded by the coding sequence ATGGATAAAAGTATTTTTGACTTAAAAAAATATACATTAAATAATGGAATTAATTTAATAACTATAAGAAGAGACACTCAATTAGCTGCTATTAATTTAGGAGTTAAAATAGGTTCAATATATGAAGGCAAAGATGAAAAAGGAATTGCTCATTTTGTTGAACATATGTTGTTTAAAGGAACTAAAAATAGAGACAATAAAACACTAAATGAAGAACTTGAACAAAGAGCAGGAGACTATAATGCATATACAGATTATACTTCTACAGTATATAGTATAACTGCATTAAAAGAAGAGTTTGAAAAATCTTTAGAATTATTTTCAGATATGGCGAAAAATTCAATTTTTCCAAAGGAAGAAATGGAAAAGGAAAGGGGTGTAATATTAGCTGAAATAAGAACCAGTAAAGATGATATAGAAGACTATAGTTATAAAAAGACAGTAGAATATGCTTTTAAGAAGAGTCCTTTAAGAATAAACACTATAGGAACAGATAAAAGTGTTAAAGCTTTTACTAGAAAAGATTTGGTTGATTTTTACAATGAATATTATGTTCCTAACAACACTTATATAACAGTAGTTTCTTCAAAAAATCATGAAGAAGTATTAAAATTGGTAGAAAAATATTTTTCAAATTGGACGTCTAAAGAAGTAAAAAGAAGTGAGGTAATTTCTGAAAAAAATATTTCTTGTAAAAAAGTTTCTTATAAAAAGGATATAGAACAAAGCACTATAATATATTTATATACATTTCATGATTTAAATAAAAAAGAAGAATTAGCACTTAGAATACTTAATTATAAATTAGGAGAAAGTGCAAATTCATTATTATTTAGAAAGTTAAGAGAAGAAAAGGGACTAGCTTATGATATATATTCAGAGCTAGATGCAACTAAGAATGTTAAAATTTTAAATATTTATACTGCTGTAAATGAAGAAGATGTAGAAGAAAGTTTAAATCTAATAGATAGTATTATAAATGATATAGTTAATAAAAAAATAATTTTGGATGATAGAAGTGTGGCACTCATGAAAAAGGTACTTAAGACAGCTGTAGTTGAAACATTAGAGGATTCGACAGAACTTGGTAATTATATTCTTCACCAAGTAATGGATAATGCTGATATATATGAATTTGTAGATGATATGAATAATATGGAGAAATTAAAAGGAGAAGATATATATAAAGTTGCAAGAAAAATTTTAAAAAATCCTACAATACACATATTACTTAGCGAAAAGAGTGATAAGTAG
- the recX gene encoding recombination regulator RecX, with protein MERLITKIEIGKKNKNRVNIYLDEEFAFACSADLVYYYKLAKGTRIDEEFLDEIVEEDNYLKGKNYALKLLEKGYKSEKEIYNKLTCREYNEKSIAKIMSFLREYEFVDDKRYCKLFVNEKLYSYGRNKIKYLLIKKGINNEIIEYTINNIDENIEKQVAVKLAEKKYNLLITSEKNYKKLYKKIGDYLLNRGYNYDIVSGILNNIIRIEDTNNDNTIGGDLQEVAEKRYRIVCKSEKDPIKIYRKLSAYLMRRGYHWEDIKNTLKGIVENE; from the coding sequence GTGGAAAGATTAATAACTAAAATAGAGATTGGAAAAAAAAATAAAAATAGAGTTAATATATATTTGGATGAAGAATTTGCTTTTGCATGTAGTGCAGACTTAGTTTATTACTATAAGTTAGCAAAGGGTACAAGAATAGATGAAGAATTTTTAGATGAAATTGTTGAAGAAGATAATTATTTAAAAGGAAAGAATTACGCACTTAAATTACTTGAAAAAGGATATAAATCAGAAAAAGAGATATACAATAAGCTAACTTGTAGAGAATATAATGAAAAATCTATAGCTAAAATAATGAGTTTTTTAAGAGAATATGAATTTGTTGACGATAAAAGATATTGCAAGCTATTTGTAAATGAAAAATTATATTCGTATGGAAGAAATAAAATTAAATATCTGCTAATAAAAAAGGGAATAAACAATGAAATAATAGAATATACAATAAATAATATAGATGAAAATATAGAAAAACAAGTAGCTGTTAAATTAGCTGAAAAAAAATATAATTTATTAATTACTTCAGAAAAAAATTATAAAAAATTGTATAAAAAAATTGGTGATTATCTTTTAAATAGAGGATATAATTATGATATAGTAAGTGGTATTTTAAACAATATAATAAGAATAGAGGATACAAACAATGATAATACCATAGGAGGAGATTTACAAGAAGTGGCAGAAAAAAGATATAGAATAGTATGCAAGTCAGAAAAAGATCCTATAAAAATCTATAGAAAGCTTAGTGCATATCTTATGCGAAGAGGGTATCATTGGGAAGATATTAAAAATACGTTAAAGGGAATAGTGGAAAATGAATAA
- a CDS encoding transglutaminase domain-containing protein codes for MNNAINFISENPIDIMLLVIFAYPIIKGFLFKFSSKNLKNDIEDAGSYVSFIIGSILGAYMTKSIFIENNKGIYKTIYDCIPKNIIYLIEGKPIVIYVVCMPIVIFIIYKIIDIIIACINRITFYPLLDGLERLLREKSNFIKRIIGAICQTPKSICFILLATFFLNVFSMLGINQDYSRKLEKSDVYAFVSREFISPITNSNIAKELPKIINNSFKIVVKNDSQESTETNGIGSKTIVYYNGITLNEGLRSNNEINAFAKNLVKDKNSQKSKAKTIYDWIGKNIDYDYKKADSILDNNFAMKSGAINTFYTRKGICFDYACLYAAMGKANGLKVRVITGEGFNGSNWISHAWNQVYVEDEKRWINVDTTFYKGGNYFDSSIFNLDHRQAKIAG; via the coding sequence ATGAATAATGCAATTAATTTTATCTCAGAAAATCCCATAGATATTATGTTATTAGTGATATTTGCGTATCCTATAATAAAGGGATTTTTGTTTAAATTCTCTTCTAAAAATTTAAAAAATGATATAGAGGATGCGGGAAGTTATGTTTCTTTTATAATAGGATCTATCTTAGGTGCATATATGACCAAAAGTATTTTTATAGAAAATAATAAAGGGATATATAAAACCATATATGATTGTATTCCTAAAAATATTATATATTTAATAGAAGGAAAACCTATAGTTATATATGTAGTTTGTATGCCAATTGTTATTTTTATAATCTACAAAATAATTGATATTATAATAGCATGTATAAATAGGATTACATTTTATCCTCTTTTAGATGGACTTGAAAGATTATTAAGAGAAAAAAGTAATTTTATTAAAAGAATTATAGGAGCAATATGTCAAACTCCAAAATCAATATGTTTTATTTTACTTGCAACATTTTTCTTAAATGTTTTTAGTATGCTTGGAATTAATCAAGATTATAGTAGAAAACTTGAAAAATCAGATGTATATGCATTTGTTTCAAGAGAATTTATAAGCCCTATTACTAATTCAAATATTGCAAAGGAACTTCCTAAAATAATAAATAATTCTTTCAAAATTGTAGTTAAAAATGATTCGCAAGAATCCACTGAAACCAATGGAATAGGAAGTAAAACAATTGTTTATTATAATGGAATAACATTGAATGAGGGATTACGATCTAATAACGAAATAAATGCTTTTGCAAAAAATTTAGTTAAAGATAAAAATAGCCAAAAATCAAAAGCTAAAACAATATACGACTGGATTGGAAAGAACATAGACTATGATTATAAAAAAGCAGATAGTATACTAGATAATAATTTTGCTATGAAATCAGGTGCTATTAATACTTTTTATACAAGAAAAGGGATATGTTTTGATTATGCTTGTCTTTATGCAGCAATGGGAAAGGCCAATGGATTAAAGGTTAGGGTAATTACAGGTGAAGGATTCAATGGTTCTAATTGGATTAGTCATGCTTGGAATCAAGTATATGTAGAAGATGAAAAAAGATGGATTAATGTTGATACTACTTTTTATAAGGGCGGAAATTATTTTGATAGTTCAATATTTAATTTAGATCATAGACAAGCAAAAATAGCAGGATAA
- a CDS encoding tetratricopeptide repeat protein, which yields MKYTYKLFMFNYFYPNFKEDTMSYFENANNLYNKKEYKKAIDIYKKAIEYKENTTASLYNTAVCFIKLGDYKRAIPLLRSAILEKRDSRYYFNLGYCYSMLKDNKRALVNFNTAWALNNDDNDCEKAINLIINNYKNKKF from the coding sequence ATTAAATATACGTATAAATTATTTATGTTTAATTATTTCTATCCAAACTTTAAGGAGGATACTATGAGTTACTTTGAAAATGCTAATAATCTTTATAATAAAAAAGAATATAAAAAAGCTATAGATATATATAAAAAAGCTATAGAATATAAAGAAAATACTACTGCTTCTTTGTATAATACAGCAGTATGTTTTATTAAACTAGGAGATTATAAAAGAGCAATTCCTCTTTTAAGATCTGCAATATTAGAAAAAAGAGATAGCCGTTACTATTTTAATCTAGGATATTGCTACTCTATGTTAAAAGATAATAAAAGAGCTTTAGTAAATTTTAATACTGCTTGGGCTTTAAATAATGACGATAATGATTGTGAAAAAGCTATTAATCTAATAATTAATAACTATAAAAATAAAAAGTTCTAA